Proteins from a single region of Cryptosporangium minutisporangium:
- a CDS encoding TIGR03086 family metal-binding protein — protein sequence MPPDLHPAAVVLADLVRDVRDDQLTAVTPCGGIPVGELLDHVDMFATAFAAAAAKSGSPSPPPTPDASRLGPDWRERIPDRVTALADAWSSPSAWSGDTSAGGLPMAAEEAGAIALNEVLVHGWDLAVALGRRYPGDDPELAQSVRTAHAWASAIAQASPDGTPGLFGPPVRVASDAPVFDRLIAATGRVPR from the coding sequence ATGCCACCCGACCTGCATCCCGCCGCGGTCGTACTGGCCGATCTCGTCCGGGACGTCCGCGACGACCAGTTGACCGCGGTGACCCCGTGCGGCGGAATCCCGGTCGGCGAGCTGCTCGACCACGTCGACATGTTCGCGACCGCGTTCGCCGCCGCAGCGGCCAAGTCGGGGAGCCCGAGCCCGCCGCCGACCCCGGACGCGTCCCGCCTCGGCCCCGACTGGCGCGAGCGGATCCCCGACCGGGTCACGGCGCTCGCCGATGCGTGGTCCTCCCCCTCGGCGTGGAGCGGTGACACCAGCGCCGGTGGCCTTCCGATGGCCGCCGAGGAGGCCGGCGCCATCGCACTGAACGAGGTGTTGGTCCACGGCTGGGACCTGGCAGTAGCCCTGGGTCGGCGCTACCCGGGCGACGATCCGGAGCTAGCCCAGAGCGTGCGGACGGCCCACGCCTGGGCGAGCGCGATCGCCCAGGCGAGTCCGGACGGGACGCCGGGCTTGTTCGGACCACCGGTGCGGGTGGCATCTGACGCGCCGGTGTTCGACCGCCTCATCGCCGCAACGGGTCGGGTCCCTCGCTGA